In a single window of the Streptomyces sp. HUAS ZL42 genome:
- a CDS encoding nucleotidyl transferase AbiEii/AbiGii toxin family protein, translated as MSSPPEPPPDLSPEPPELHRRLLTDILAVGTDYPLALTGGYAAQAHGLVDRVSQGVDVATENPAGMADIAGTVRTGLEERGWVVRSLETDPLSARLIVADPALGEACEVYVFKEVLWRPPVLTELGLTLSFEDLVGTRVRALADRGLARDLIDVHAASEHWSHPELEELGRRHARDTLDLTDLQARLTGADWIDDREFTAYGLDDRAVAELRRWAQEWADDIAERLIESSPPEEE; from the coding sequence ATGTCCTCCCCGCCGGAACCGCCCCCCGACCTGTCCCCGGAACCGCCCGAGCTGCACCGACGCCTGCTGACCGACATCCTCGCCGTGGGCACGGACTACCCACTCGCGCTCACCGGCGGTTACGCGGCCCAGGCACACGGCCTCGTGGACCGTGTCAGCCAGGGCGTGGACGTCGCCACCGAGAACCCGGCGGGGATGGCGGACATCGCCGGCACGGTCCGGACCGGGCTGGAGGAACGCGGATGGGTCGTCCGGAGCCTGGAGACGGACCCGCTCTCCGCCCGGCTGATCGTCGCCGACCCGGCCCTCGGTGAGGCGTGCGAGGTCTACGTCTTCAAGGAGGTGCTCTGGCGCCCCCCGGTGCTCACGGAACTCGGCCTGACCCTCTCCTTCGAAGACCTCGTCGGCACCAGGGTCCGCGCCCTGGCCGACCGCGGCCTGGCCCGCGACCTCATCGACGTCCACGCCGCCTCGGAGCACTGGAGCCACCCCGAACTCGAGGAACTGGGGCGGCGCCACGCCCGCGACACGCTCGACCTGACCGACCTCCAGGCGCGCCTCACCGGCGCGGACTGGATCGACGACAGGGAGTTCACCGCCTACGGGCTCGACGACCGGGCCGTCGCGGAGCTCCGCAGGTGGGCGCAGGAATGGGCGGACGACATCGCAGAACGTCTCATCGAGTCGTCTCCTCCGGAGGAGGAGTGA
- the tgmB gene encoding ATP-grasp ribosomal peptide maturase, with protein sequence MTVLILTSEEDVTADMVVTELHTAGTPVMRLDPADLPGKAKLSASYAHGDFDGHLSVNGHVLSMGGLRSVWVRRPGEPAAHAAQPSAWLTAETRQALFGMLHSASTRWMNHPRNAEQARLKPWQLRIAHLSGFAVPPTVFTTAPRLAQQFAEEHGEVVVKSASGPPPDDPGLALPATLIGPDADFSAVAAGPALLQKYVPKRADIRLTCVGARMFAARKRAEPGQVDGRYGDTEHAWEAVPVPERIGKSVHEYVALGGLAYAAFDFAEDEDGIWWFLECNQGGQFGFVELETGQPIAKAVAQWLSQPKTDRFAPTSHW encoded by the coding sequence ATGACCGTTTTGATCCTCACGTCCGAGGAGGACGTGACCGCCGACATGGTGGTGACCGAGCTGCACACGGCGGGGACACCCGTGATGCGGCTCGACCCTGCAGACCTCCCGGGCAAGGCCAAGCTCTCCGCCTCGTACGCCCACGGCGACTTCGACGGCCACCTGTCGGTGAACGGGCATGTGCTCAGCATGGGAGGCCTGCGCTCCGTCTGGGTGCGCAGGCCCGGCGAACCTGCCGCCCACGCGGCGCAACCGTCGGCCTGGCTGACCGCCGAGACCCGTCAGGCGCTGTTCGGAATGCTCCACTCCGCCTCCACGCGATGGATGAACCATCCGCGCAACGCCGAGCAGGCCCGCCTGAAACCATGGCAGTTGAGGATCGCCCACCTCAGCGGCTTCGCCGTACCGCCGACCGTCTTCACCACCGCACCGCGGCTGGCACAGCAGTTCGCGGAGGAACACGGGGAGGTGGTGGTGAAGTCCGCCTCCGGGCCGCCGCCCGACGATCCCGGGCTGGCCCTGCCCGCCACGCTGATCGGGCCCGACGCGGACTTCTCCGCCGTCGCGGCCGGTCCCGCCCTGCTGCAGAAGTACGTACCCAAACGTGCCGACATCCGTCTGACCTGCGTCGGCGCCCGGATGTTCGCCGCGCGGAAGAGGGCCGAGCCGGGGCAGGTCGACGGTCGCTACGGCGACACCGAGCACGCCTGGGAAGCGGTCCCGGTACCCGAACGCATAGGCAAGTCGGTGCACGAGTACGTCGCCCTCGGCGGACTGGCGTACGCCGCCTTCGACTTCGCCGAGGACGAGGACGGCATCTGGTGGTTCCTGGAGTGCAACCAGGGCGGCCAGTTCGGCTTCGTCGAACTGGAGACCGGACAGCCGATCGCGAAGGCCGTCGCGCAGTGGCTGTCACAGCCCAAGACGGATCGTTTCGCTCCCACGAGCCACTGGTGA
- the tgmA gene encoding putative ATP-grasp-modified RiPP: MRPFTLNYAYRSGLTTVVPPYRFDAARQLNVLPDGRPAVSDRELLLAAGTTTSTAGSATHFDD, translated from the coding sequence GTGCGACCCTTCACCCTCAACTACGCCTACCGCAGTGGGCTTACGACCGTGGTGCCGCCGTACCGGTTCGACGCGGCACGGCAGCTGAACGTGCTTCCCGACGGCCGCCCGGCCGTCAGCGATCGGGAGCTCCTCCTGGCGGCCGGCACGACCACGTCCACCGCCGGTTCGGCGACGCACTTCGACGACTGA
- a CDS encoding LCP family protein, whose amino-acid sequence MSERHRHNKGARTPRVITGQVITGDEWERETFPLQTPPQQPSDTYGPAPGYAGGDRPARTRPPWVRPTRRRRIARLLVMLLCALLLAGGGTYAWADFELDRAVDLGDVGDRPPQGKGTTYLIVGSDSRDGLSEEAKKDLHAGGGGGGRTDSMMLLHTGAHGTTMVSLPRDSWVTLPSYLDPDTGKWHRREKNKLNAAYSLGGARLLVRTVELNTGIRIDHYAEIGFGGFVGVVNAVGGVDMCVDRNVRDKKSGLDLTKGCHTLDGAQALAFVRQRHQEAQGDLGRSRNQQKFLAALAHKAAAPGTALNPFRTYPLLDAALNTLVVDKDTDLRTLVSLFRAMRSVSSGDGRQLNVPVATLGVDTSRGSAVKWDAAKAKKLFTELRNDRPVSIEEKG is encoded by the coding sequence ATGAGTGAGCGGCACCGGCACAACAAAGGGGCGCGGACCCCTCGCGTGATCACGGGGCAGGTCATCACGGGGGACGAGTGGGAACGGGAGACCTTTCCGCTTCAGACGCCCCCGCAGCAGCCGTCGGACACGTATGGCCCCGCCCCGGGGTACGCGGGAGGCGACCGGCCCGCCAGGACCAGACCGCCCTGGGTGCGCCCCACCCGGCGCCGCCGGATCGCCCGTCTGCTGGTGATGCTGCTGTGCGCGCTGCTCCTCGCCGGCGGCGGCACCTACGCCTGGGCCGACTTCGAACTCGACCGGGCGGTCGACCTCGGCGACGTCGGCGACCGTCCGCCGCAGGGGAAGGGGACCACGTACCTCATCGTGGGCTCCGACAGCCGTGACGGCCTGTCCGAGGAGGCCAAGAAGGATCTGCACGCCGGCGGTGGCGGCGGCGGCCGAACCGACTCGATGATGCTCCTGCACACCGGCGCCCACGGCACCACGATGGTGAGCCTGCCGCGCGACTCGTGGGTGACCCTCCCGTCGTACCTCGACCCCGACACCGGCAAGTGGCACCGCCGGGAGAAGAACAAGCTGAACGCGGCCTACTCCCTGGGCGGCGCCCGGCTGCTCGTACGGACCGTCGAGCTCAACACGGGCATCCGCATCGACCACTACGCGGAGATCGGCTTCGGCGGCTTCGTCGGTGTCGTGAACGCCGTCGGTGGCGTGGACATGTGCGTGGACCGGAACGTCCGGGACAAGAAGTCGGGTCTCGACCTGACGAAGGGCTGTCACACCCTGGACGGCGCCCAGGCGCTCGCGTTCGTCCGCCAGCGTCACCAGGAGGCCCAGGGCGACCTGGGGCGCAGCAGGAACCAGCAGAAGTTCCTGGCCGCACTCGCCCACAAGGCCGCCGCACCGGGCACCGCGCTCAATCCGTTCCGGACGTATCCCCTGCTCGACGCGGCGCTGAACACCCTCGTGGTGGACAAGGACACGGACCTGCGCACGCTCGTCTCGCTGTTCCGGGCGATGCGGAGCGTTTCGTCCGGAGACGGCAGGCAGCTCAACGTTCCCGTGGCCACCCTCGGAGTCGACACGTCAAGGGGCAGCGCCGTGAAGTGGGACGCGGCGAAGGCGAAGAAGCTCTTCACCGAGTTGAGGAACGACCGGCCGGTGAGCATCGAGGAGAAGGGCTGA
- a CDS encoding bifunctional polysaccharide deacetylase/glycosyltransferase family 2 protein — translation MSRSVRRRHARSREPRGHWRLLALTLPLVFVALLFEGWTIHEVDAAKSRIPCTRPAPRAVDESGPVLRRISGDDVKSSAMPARTVALTFDGGPDPVWTPRLLDLLREHQAHATFFLFGAQAARHPQLVRRILDEGHEIGSNTYTGADLGSSSRVRAAMELTLTQKTLAGSAGIRTSLLRMPMTTQVDTLCGAEWTAARRAAADGYVLVAADRPDRDPAYGMVRQFSQTDLAYQETKDLLGNRHADRFTTVTDALRMPPADTHVSTAERWQGKALIWTATAGHAFTNAMTWVLLALGLLGVLRLVMLTVFARAHVRRLTRLRPGAPWLREVNAPVTVLVPAYNEEAGIESTVHSLLASTHPYLEVIVIDDGSTDQTADLATWIDDPRVRVIRQPNSGKAAALNTGLAQASYDVVVMVDADTVFEPDALYRLIQPLAHPAVGAVSGNTKVGNRRGLLGRWQHLEYVFGFNLDRRMFEVLECMPTVPGAIGAFRRDALMGVGGVSEDTLAEDTDLTMALWRAGWRVVYEESAIAWTEVPTSLRQLWRQRYRWCYGTLQAMWKHRGAVLEVGTAGRFARRGLTYLTLFQVCLPLIAPVIDLFALYGALFSDPVQSLGIWLAFLVIQLICAGYALRLDGEKLRALWSMPFQIFVYRQLMYLVVIQSVFAFLGGTRLKWHRMQRSGTAADQQLRQPTAPRELSSR, via the coding sequence GTGAGTCGCTCGGTACGACGCCGGCACGCCCGCTCCCGCGAGCCCCGCGGTCACTGGCGGCTGCTGGCCCTGACCCTGCCCCTCGTCTTCGTCGCTCTGCTCTTCGAGGGCTGGACCATCCATGAGGTCGACGCCGCCAAGTCACGGATCCCCTGCACCAGGCCCGCACCCAGGGCCGTGGACGAGAGCGGTCCGGTCCTGCGCCGCATCAGCGGCGACGACGTCAAGTCCTCGGCCATGCCCGCCCGTACCGTCGCGCTCACCTTCGACGGCGGCCCCGATCCCGTCTGGACCCCGCGCCTGCTCGACCTGCTGCGCGAGCATCAAGCGCACGCGACCTTCTTCCTGTTCGGCGCGCAGGCGGCCCGCCATCCGCAACTGGTACGGCGGATCCTCGACGAGGGCCACGAGATCGGCTCGAACACGTACACCGGGGCCGACCTCGGTTCCTCGTCGCGCGTCCGCGCCGCGATGGAGCTGACGCTCACCCAGAAGACCCTCGCCGGTTCGGCGGGCATCCGCACCAGCCTGCTACGGATGCCGATGACCACCCAGGTGGATACGCTGTGCGGCGCGGAGTGGACCGCGGCCCGGCGCGCCGCCGCGGACGGCTATGTGCTGGTCGCCGCGGACCGGCCCGACCGCGATCCGGCGTACGGCATGGTCCGCCAGTTCAGCCAGACGGACCTGGCGTACCAGGAGACGAAGGACCTGCTCGGCAACCGGCACGCCGACCGGTTCACCACCGTCACGGACGCGCTCCGCATGCCCCCGGCCGACACACACGTGTCCACCGCCGAACGGTGGCAGGGCAAGGCGTTGATCTGGACCGCGACCGCCGGTCACGCGTTCACGAACGCCATGACCTGGGTGCTGCTCGCGCTGGGCCTCCTGGGCGTGCTGCGGCTTGTGATGCTGACCGTCTTCGCCCGCGCCCATGTCCGGCGCCTGACCCGCTTGCGCCCGGGCGCGCCCTGGCTGCGGGAGGTCAACGCCCCCGTGACGGTGCTCGTACCGGCGTACAACGAAGAGGCCGGCATCGAGTCCACGGTCCACTCGCTGCTCGCGTCCACGCACCCGTATCTCGAGGTCATCGTGATCGACGACGGGTCGACGGATCAGACGGCGGACCTCGCGACGTGGATCGACGACCCCCGGGTGCGGGTGATCCGGCAGCCCAACTCGGGCAAGGCGGCCGCCCTCAACACGGGCCTGGCGCAGGCCTCGTACGACGTGGTCGTGATGGTCGACGCCGACACCGTCTTCGAGCCCGACGCCCTGTACCGGCTCATCCAGCCGCTCGCGCACCCGGCCGTCGGCGCCGTCAGCGGCAACACCAAGGTCGGCAACCGGCGCGGGCTCCTTGGCAGATGGCAGCATCTGGAGTACGTCTTCGGCTTCAACCTCGACCGGCGGATGTTCGAGGTGCTGGAGTGCATGCCGACGGTTCCGGGCGCCATCGGCGCCTTCCGCCGGGACGCGCTGATGGGCGTCGGTGGGGTCAGCGAGGACACCCTCGCCGAGGACACCGACCTCACGATGGCCCTGTGGCGGGCCGGCTGGCGGGTGGTCTACGAGGAGTCGGCCATCGCCTGGACCGAAGTGCCCACCTCGCTGCGGCAGTTGTGGCGACAGCGCTATCGCTGGTGCTACGGCACGCTCCAGGCGATGTGGAAGCACCGCGGAGCCGTCCTCGAAGTGGGCACTGCCGGACGCTTCGCACGCCGGGGACTGACATACCTGACGCTCTTTCAGGTGTGCCTGCCGCTGATCGCCCCGGTCATCGACCTGTTCGCGCTGTACGGGGCGCTCTTCAGCGATCCCGTGCAGTCGCTCGGGATATGGCTTGCCTTCCTCGTCATCCAACTGATCTGCGCCGGCTACGCGTTGAGGCTCGACGGGGAGAAGCTGCGGGCCCTGTGGTCGATGCCGTTCCAGATCTTCGTCTACCGGCAGCTGATGTATCTGGTCGTCATCCAGTCCGTGTTCGCCTTCCTGGGCGGCACCCGGCTGAAGTGGCACCGCATGCAGCGCTCCGGTACGGCCGCCGACCAGCAGCTCAGACAGCCGACCGCCCCACGGGAGCTGTCGTCGAGGTGA
- a CDS encoding ferric reductase-like transmembrane domain-containing protein, whose protein sequence is MRRIRPRRSPAAPLLVLAWTGAAAVLWLWWHNTPAVAATTADRLVNAGRITGLLAGYVIALVIAQMARVPALERRVGSDRVVRWHARSGRYALTLTLAHVVLILYGYALQADTGVVAQTVSVVTDYPRMIEAAVGTVLLLFVGLVSAGAVRRRMRYELWYYLHLLTYAAVYLAFWHQLATGSEFVGDATARAAWCALYLTVGALLLWYRVLTPVRLNLRHRMRVESVAQEAPDVVSVLIRGRRLHRLGAEAGQFFRWRFLTKGLRWSANPYSLSAPPRPDLLRITVKAVGGHSAALAGLRPGTRVWAEGPYGAMTAARRSRGKVLLLAGGAGITPLRALFETLPGAPGDLTLLYRARTAEELALRDELEAIADARGAQLLYAVNRPDGRRTPITAKMLRRILPDIARHDVYLCGPPGLAEESYAALREAGVPHRRIHHESFEF, encoded by the coding sequence ATGCGCCGGATCCGGCCCCGGCGTTCCCCCGCGGCACCCCTGCTGGTGCTGGCCTGGACGGGTGCGGCGGCCGTGCTGTGGCTGTGGTGGCACAACACCCCCGCCGTCGCCGCGACCACCGCCGACCGGCTGGTGAACGCGGGCCGGATCACCGGACTGCTCGCCGGCTATGTGATCGCTCTGGTGATCGCCCAGATGGCGCGCGTCCCGGCCCTCGAGCGCCGGGTCGGGTCCGACCGTGTGGTGCGCTGGCACGCGAGAAGCGGCCGATACGCGCTGACCCTGACCCTCGCCCACGTCGTGCTCATCCTGTACGGATACGCGCTGCAGGCGGACACCGGCGTCGTCGCGCAGACGGTCTCCGTCGTCACCGACTACCCGAGGATGATCGAGGCGGCCGTCGGCACGGTGCTGCTGCTCTTCGTCGGCCTCGTGTCCGCCGGTGCCGTACGGCGCCGTATGCGCTACGAGCTCTGGTACTACCTGCACCTGCTCACCTATGCCGCCGTCTACCTCGCCTTCTGGCACCAGCTCGCCACGGGCAGTGAGTTCGTCGGCGACGCCACCGCCCGCGCGGCCTGGTGCGCCCTGTACCTCACGGTCGGCGCCCTGCTGCTGTGGTACCGCGTGCTCACCCCGGTACGGCTCAACCTCCGGCACCGCATGCGGGTCGAGTCCGTCGCGCAGGAGGCCCCGGACGTGGTCTCCGTGCTCATCCGGGGCCGGCGACTGCACCGTCTGGGAGCCGAGGCGGGGCAGTTCTTCCGCTGGCGGTTCCTCACCAAGGGGCTGAGGTGGAGCGCCAACCCGTACTCGCTGTCCGCGCCGCCCCGCCCCGACCTGCTGCGCATCACCGTCAAGGCCGTCGGCGGGCACAGCGCGGCGCTGGCCGGGCTGCGGCCGGGCACGCGCGTGTGGGCGGAAGGCCCGTACGGGGCGATGACCGCCGCCCGCCGCAGCCGCGGCAAGGTCCTGCTGCTCGCGGGCGGAGCGGGCATCACGCCCCTGAGGGCGCTGTTCGAGACGCTCCCCGGCGCACCCGGAGACCTGACGCTGCTCTACCGGGCCCGTACCGCGGAGGAACTGGCGCTGCGGGACGAACTGGAGGCGATCGCGGACGCGCGCGGGGCGCAACTGCTGTACGCCGTGAACAGACCCGACGGCCGCCGTACGCCGATCACCGCGAAGATGCTGCGCAGGATCCTGCCGGACATCGCACGGCACGACGTGTATCTGTGCGGGCCACCGGGCCTGGCCGAGGAGTCGTACGCCGCACTCCGCGAGGCAGGTGTCCCGCACCGCCGCATCCACCACGAGTCCTTCGAGTTCTGA
- a CDS encoding FMN-binding protein: MRKKHPFRHALLATVGTVSGIVLLLALKPTTDPALPQAEPAITSSAVASSSPPATSHSASASPSPSKTPKSRRTPSHTVSAAPTRTTGSPSAPKTTSAAPTTRTVTGATIQTKYGPVQVRITLTGSRITGSTAVQSPDETARSRDISSTAIPRLNQETLVAQSADIDTVSGATYTSAGYKQSLQSALDRAGV; this comes from the coding sequence GTGAGGAAGAAACATCCGTTCCGCCACGCGCTGCTGGCCACGGTGGGCACCGTCTCCGGCATCGTGCTGCTGCTCGCGCTCAAGCCGACCACGGACCCGGCGCTTCCACAGGCCGAGCCGGCGATCACGTCGAGCGCCGTCGCGTCCTCCTCCCCGCCGGCGACCTCGCACTCGGCGTCCGCGTCGCCCTCGCCGTCGAAGACGCCCAAGAGCAGGCGCACGCCGTCGCACACGGTGTCGGCCGCCCCCACGAGAACCACCGGCTCCCCTTCCGCGCCCAAGACCACCTCGGCCGCACCCACCACCCGTACCGTCACGGGGGCCACGATCCAGACGAAGTACGGGCCGGTCCAGGTACGGATCACCCTCACCGGCAGCAGGATCACCGGGTCGACGGCCGTCCAGTCTCCCGACGAGACGGCGCGGAGCCGGGACATCTCCTCCACGGCCATCCCCAGACTCAATCAGGAGACCCTGGTGGCGCAGAGCGCGGACATCGACACGGTGTCGGGCGCCACGTACACCAGTGCGGGCTACAAACAGTCCCTGCAGAGCGCCCTGGACCGGGCCGGCGTCTGA